Part of the Pseudodesulfovibrio mercurii genome is shown below.
TGGCCTCGAGCGGCGGACACTCCCCGGTCAAGGCCAACGCCACGGCCGTGCATGCCGAGCACTGGGCCATGGTCATCGACACCACCAAGCTGCACACCGCCGAGGCCATCGACAAGCTGGCCGCGGTCTGCCACCACATCCACAACGTGCCCAAGATCGAGGGCAAGCAGGAAGTGAAGTGGCTGTGGCACGACACCTATGCGCATACCTTCCCCGAGCAGGAGAACCCGCACCTGGCCGAAGAGGTCCACGAGCGCGTCTTCCCGCTGCTGTGCAACCACTGCGAGAACCCGCCGTGCGTGCGCGTCTGCCCGACCAAGGCGACCTTCCAGCGGCCCGACGGCATCGTGGCCATGGACTACCACCGCTGCATCGGCTGCCGCTACTGCATGGCCGGCTGTCCCTACGGCTCCCGTTCGTTCAACTGGGGCGAACCCCGGCTCGGCCTGGACACGGCCAAGCTGAACCCCGAGTTCCCCACCCGCATGCGCGGCGTCGTCGAGAAGTGCAACTTCTGCGTCGAGCGGCTGGCCGTGGGCAAGCAGCCCGCCTGCGTGGAGGCCTCGGAGGGCGCCATGTACTTCGGCGACCTGAAGGACCCGGATTCCGAAGTCCGCAAGGTGCTTCGCGAGAAGTTCACCATTCGTCGTAAACCCTCGGCAGGCACTGAGCCCAGTGTTTACTACATCATTTAGGAGGAATCGGAATGCTTGAATTAGCTCTGAAAGGTTCCAAGAGATACTACGGCTGGATCGCGTTCCTCCTGGTTCTCATCGGCATCGGCTCCATAGCCTACCTCAATCAGATCCTGGTCGGCCTGAAGATCACCGGCATGAGCCGGGACGTGTCCTGGGGATTCTACATCTCCCAGCTCACCTACCTGGTCGGCCTGGCCGCCTCCGGCGTCATGATCGTGCTGCCCAACTACTTCCACTCCTACAAGTCCAACAAGCACATGGTCATCTTCGGCGAATTCATGGCGATCGCCGCCTGCATCATGTGCATGCTGTTCGTGGCCGTGGACGTCGGGCAGCCCACCCGCATGCTGAACGTCATACTGCATCCCACCCCGAACTCCATTCTGTTCTGGGACATGACGGTTCTCATGGGCTACCTGTTCCTCAACCTGCTCGTGGGCTGGACCTGCCTGCAGGCTGACCGGGTCCACCTGCCCCACCCGCAGTGGCTCAAGCCCTTCATCTACATATCGATCCTGTGGGCCTTCTCCATCCACACCGTGACCGCGTTCCTGTACCAGGGCCTGCCCGGCCGCCACTACTGGCTG
Proteins encoded:
- the dsrO gene encoding sulfate reduction electron transfer complex DsrMKJOP subunit DsrO, with translation MKNSRRTFIKLAGIAAAGLAVAPKAALASSGGHSPVKANATAVHAEHWAMVIDTTKLHTAEAIDKLAAVCHHIHNVPKIEGKQEVKWLWHDTYAHTFPEQENPHLAEEVHERVFPLLCNHCENPPCVRVCPTKATFQRPDGIVAMDYHRCIGCRYCMAGCPYGSRSFNWGEPRLGLDTAKLNPEFPTRMRGVVEKCNFCVERLAVGKQPACVEASEGAMYFGDLKDPDSEVRKVLREKFTIRRKPSAGTEPSVYYII